The Neochlamydia sp. S13 genome has a segment encoding these proteins:
- a CDS encoding transposase, protein MGILITNSICWAKFERAGLKSYKKMALSAMFRRAKIAWERLLICSVLEVVRKHGITEGVLIIDDKDHSRSKNAEKLPHLHKIRDKKTRGYFCGQNIVFLQLVTKKFCIPVSFAFYSPDPVPTKWQQEVRKLKRLGISKKDRPKEPKRPLEYPKKYTLALQLLRNFACEFPAFKVTCVLTNAFYGNSLFVDGVEVMWPGVQIIIQLKKESKSHAG, encoded by the coding sequence ATGGGCATACTAATTACAAATTCAATCTGTTGGGCAAAATTTGAAAGGGCTGGGCTTAAAAGCTATAAAAAGATGGCTTTATCGGCCATGTTTAGACGTGCTAAGATTGCTTGGGAGAGGCTGCTAATTTGTAGTGTTCTCGAGGTCGTACGTAAACATGGCATCACAGAAGGGGTTCTTATTATCGATGATAAAGATCACAGTCGATCAAAAAATGCTGAGAAGTTGCCTCATTTACATAAAATCCGTGATAAGAAAACGAGGGGTTATTTTTGTGGCCAAAATATAGTATTTCTTCAGCTAGTGACTAAAAAATTTTGCATTCCCGTCTCCTTTGCCTTTTATTCTCCTGATCCTGTACCCACAAAATGGCAACAGGAAGTGAGGAAGCTAAAAAGGTTGGGAATTTCTAAAAAAGACCGTCCCAAAGAGCCTAAAAGGCCATTAGAATATCCAAAAAAGTATACACTAGCTTTGCAATTACTTAGAAATTTTGCCTGTGAATTTCCTGCTTTTAAAGTCACTTGCGTACTCACTAATGCTTTTTACGGCAATAGCTTGTTTGTAGATGGAGTAGAAGTTATGTGGCCTGGAGTGCAAATCATTATCCAACTTAAGAAAGAATCAAAAAGTCATGCGGGGTAA
- a CDS encoding tetratricopeptide repeat protein, with protein sequence MISNIFDNYLSKVDKFTQKSFNQLIENNFSKNLNYIIAVVEDAKNQVSLYDGCTFAKIQLELGAKAKYNPETAEKMAKIYYCCINQYCGTNQIQLYYPNYVGRQEDLKEIACKAYIFANDSSLNPSKRAEYQFDLGHCFYQGKGTEQNFAQAFNCYQKAGLEGNYPPALFMVGHCLERGEGVSKDEETALQWYLKAANYSDDVDIVRHVAQKFEEKGRIEIAHLLYQKAAQNHDPVAIDYLIKFYE encoded by the coding sequence ATGATTAGTAATATTTTTGATAATTATTTAAGCAAAGTAGATAAATTTACCCAAAAATCGTTTAATCAGCTAATTGAAAACAATTTTAGCAAAAATCTAAATTATATTATCGCAGTAGTAGAAGATGCAAAAAATCAGGTATCTTTATATGATGGCTGCACATTTGCAAAAATACAACTAGAATTAGGAGCCAAAGCGAAATACAATCCTGAAACCGCCGAAAAAATGGCTAAGATCTATTATTGTTGCATTAACCAATATTGTGGCACTAATCAAATACAGCTATATTATCCTAATTATGTAGGCCGCCAAGAAGATCTAAAAGAAATAGCTTGTAAGGCTTATATTTTTGCTAATGATTCTTCTCTAAATCCCTCGAAAAGAGCTGAATATCAATTTGACTTAGGTCATTGCTTTTATCAGGGAAAGGGAACGGAACAAAATTTTGCTCAAGCTTTTAATTGCTATCAAAAAGCGGGGTTAGAAGGAAACTATCCTCCAGCGTTATTTATGGTGGGGCATTGTCTCGAAAGAGGCGAAGGTGTTTCCAAAGATGAAGAAACCGCGCTTCAATGGTATTTAAAAGCTGCAAACTATTCAGACGATGTAGACATCGTACGCCATGTTGCTCAAAAGTTTGAAGAAAAAGGACGGATAGAAATAGCCCATCTTTTATATCAAAAAGCTGCTCAAAATCACGATCCTGTAGCAATTGATTATTTGATAAAATTTTATGAGTAA
- a CDS encoding IS1634 family transposase → MHIVKSKFKSAAGKVYETILLRESYREGKTVKKRTVGNLSNCTPEEIAAIELALKHKGNLQALTSCNGATMQEGLSVGGVWVIYQMAKRLGIVDALGNSREGQLALWQVVARVLEQGSRLSAVRLAETYAIAPVIDLQKGFNEEDLYKNLLWLCQSQASIEDRLFTKSFCKKPPHLFLYDVTSSYLEGEKNELADWGYNRDKKKGKKQIVIGLLSSADGTPVSTEVFKGNTQDTSTFHAQIKKAKERFKCEKVTFVGDRGMIKSGQIENLQEHGFHYITAMTKAQIETLMKKGVIEYTLFDKNLAEVKEDGIRYILKRNPVRAQEIAHSRLSKLASIEKLVAMQNAYLHAHPKAQVEVALKKIKAKIERLALKTYVTVSAQDRSLSVCLNQEMLAEDAKLDGCYVIKTDLACDEVSMQEVHDRYKDLARVESAFRTVKSDLEIRPVYVRSEESTRGHVLVVMLAYMIIRELDKAWKDLYLTVEEGLRSLSTLTLIEWTVNDGLSFQQIPEPRHQNRQMLEALKVELPKVLPKNHAHVVTRKKRR, encoded by the coding sequence ATGCATATAGTGAAGTCAAAATTTAAATCAGCTGCCGGCAAAGTTTATGAAACAATTTTGCTGCGAGAATCCTATAGAGAAGGCAAAACCGTCAAAAAACGCACGGTGGGTAATCTATCCAATTGCACACCTGAAGAAATTGCTGCTATCGAGTTAGCTTTAAAACATAAAGGTAATCTCCAAGCTTTAACCTCGTGTAATGGAGCCACAATGCAAGAGGGATTATCTGTCGGTGGTGTATGGGTGATATACCAAATGGCTAAACGTTTAGGAATTGTGGATGCACTTGGCAATAGCCGAGAAGGTCAGCTCGCGTTGTGGCAAGTGGTAGCACGCGTATTGGAGCAAGGCTCAAGACTTTCTGCCGTCAGGCTGGCAGAAACATATGCCATTGCTCCTGTAATTGACTTGCAAAAAGGCTTTAACGAAGAAGATCTTTATAAGAATCTTTTGTGGTTATGCCAAAGCCAAGCCTCTATCGAAGATCGATTGTTTACTAAAAGTTTTTGCAAGAAACCTCCTCACTTATTTTTGTATGATGTCACTAGCTCGTATTTAGAAGGCGAGAAAAACGAGCTTGCCGATTGGGGTTACAACCGAGACAAAAAGAAAGGTAAGAAGCAAATTGTGATAGGCTTGCTAAGTTCAGCCGATGGCACACCCGTATCAACGGAAGTGTTTAAAGGCAATACGCAAGATACTTCTACCTTTCATGCTCAGATCAAAAAAGCTAAAGAGCGCTTTAAATGCGAGAAAGTCACTTTTGTAGGCGATAGAGGGATGATTAAAAGCGGGCAGATCGAAAATTTACAAGAGCATGGTTTTCATTATATTACCGCTATGACAAAAGCTCAAATAGAGACCTTAATGAAAAAAGGTGTGATCGAATATACGCTATTTGATAAAAACTTGGCTGAAGTCAAAGAAGATGGGATAAGATATATTCTTAAACGCAATCCTGTGCGCGCCCAGGAAATCGCCCATTCTCGTCTCAGCAAGCTAGCTAGCATAGAAAAATTGGTCGCTATGCAAAATGCCTATCTACATGCACATCCCAAAGCGCAGGTAGAAGTAGCGCTGAAAAAAATTAAAGCTAAAATCGAGCGTTTAGCGCTTAAGACTTACGTGACAGTTAGCGCACAAGATAGAAGCTTATCTGTATGCCTCAATCAAGAAATGCTAGCTGAGGATGCTAAGCTAGATGGTTGCTATGTGATTAAAACCGATCTTGCTTGCGACGAAGTGAGCATGCAAGAAGTACATGATCGTTATAAAGATTTAGCTAGGGTAGAATCAGCTTTTAGAACAGTAAAAAGCGATCTTGAGATACGGCCAGTCTATGTACGTTCAGAAGAAAGTACAAGGGGCCATGTTTTGGTGGTAATGTTAGCCTACATGATTATCAGAGAGCTTGATAAAGCCTGGAAGGACCTTTATTTAACAGTAGAAGAGGGCTTACGCAGTTTATCTACTTTAACGCTAATAGAATGGACAGTAAATGATGGCTTAAGTTTTCAGCAAATCCCCGAACCACGCCATCAAAACAGACAAATGCTTGAAGCCTTAAAAGTAGAGTTACCAAAAGTTTTACCAAAGAATCATGCGCATGTAGTCACTAGGAAGAAGCGCCGATAA
- a CDS encoding tetratricopeptide repeat protein → MAEETQDFNPEEFRKAIKKTVDAHRGKLSEEEVKLQEQALIDIFENGMLPAQALGFDANFMDYVYKFAYTLYQKNEIEEASQLYRWLKVMVPIDQKYTIALTHCYIQQKNWLAAVAMLMELGVLNPEDPLPFEKMCDCLIEAKDYASALMAIEQAIKRAADKQEYMLDKEKWLMTYDYLLSQLEIDPAIIEKVKAENESITHVKNSER, encoded by the coding sequence ATGGCAGAAGAAACACAAGACTTTAACCCAGAAGAATTTAGAAAAGCCATTAAAAAGACAGTGGATGCCCATCGAGGAAAATTAAGTGAAGAGGAGGTAAAGCTACAAGAACAAGCGCTGATCGATATTTTTGAAAATGGCATGTTACCTGCCCAAGCTTTAGGTTTTGACGCAAATTTTATGGATTACGTTTATAAATTTGCTTATACCCTTTACCAAAAAAATGAAATTGAAGAAGCCAGCCAGCTTTATCGTTGGCTAAAAGTTATGGTACCTATTGATCAAAAATATACCATCGCCTTGACCCATTGCTATATTCAGCAAAAAAATTGGCTTGCCGCCGTTGCCATGCTTATGGAATTAGGCGTGCTAAATCCTGAAGATCCATTACCTTTTGAAAAGATGTGTGATTGCTTGATTGAGGCTAAAGATTATGCCAGTGCTCTTATGGCTATAGAGCAGGCCATAAAAAGAGCAGCAGATAAGCAAGAATACATGCTAGATAAAGAAAAATGGTTGATGACTTACGACTATCTTCTTTCCCAATTAGAGATTGATCCTGCCATTATAGAAAAAGTTAAAGCAGAAAATGAATCTATTACTCATGTAAAAAACTCCGAGAGGTAG
- a CDS encoding SWIM zinc finger domain-containing protein produces MWVKEDTHPLFLLGLIALGIKGFKTVKYALNLIEILITQSKIMIKNPFYFNEAMIKEWCFPNTFLKGENYIEKVTFLTIVADTLYATVQGSLPEPYQVKVSLKNQEWQKGYCSCPSDFYPCKHLVAVLLKIVRQGIESFGPPLEEKLRTLDLSMLRSLLLRLIEQHPYLVKDIQIFLIRPVATGEPTFLLDTQVIVSEMEDILYQDYDFWDDEGEGLSEIALRIEELMRQVIPFLEAEDGVNAFAILKAITKPLIERKETFTDFGGDDLYEELLDALASLWIEVILISHFSSQEKAVWIEIFYDWNEESDGAFDAAPELMKAGWDYPLLKAALTNQADFANELDEEVSKKIAEVAFRVLKRRKKLDTCLLLAHLARMDEEYAKLLIELKRYVEAENFISSHIRAPDTLLKLSQQFYGCKELQLALKTALCYKRSHEEGWLARDLLRWTRDLAFEVGQIQIGIKAGVDLLTMASSLEDYKALQKGAQSQWDIIKPGILKFVQIDRPYHYEESIKILLYEKMIDEAIKIAEKFRTMPEFLIEEALTQRPEWALKNCQKLATEAIQQGASYYDRAAEWLDKAYLAAIQAQSIAQWTKNIRQLLEEHHRKRNLVPKLKELLTKHNIDL; encoded by the coding sequence ATGTGGGTTAAAGAAGATACTCATCCATTATTTTTGCTTGGACTGATAGCACTTGGAATAAAAGGCTTTAAAACAGTAAAATATGCACTTAATTTGATTGAGATTTTGATAACACAGTCAAAAATTATGATAAAAAATCCTTTTTATTTTAATGAAGCTATGATTAAAGAATGGTGTTTTCCAAACACCTTCCTTAAGGGTGAAAATTACATTGAAAAAGTTACTTTTTTAACAATAGTCGCGGATACTTTATATGCTACAGTTCAAGGTAGCTTACCCGAGCCTTACCAAGTAAAAGTTTCTCTAAAAAATCAAGAGTGGCAAAAAGGCTACTGCTCCTGCCCTTCTGATTTTTATCCTTGCAAACATCTTGTAGCTGTCTTACTTAAAATTGTTCGTCAAGGTATTGAATCTTTCGGCCCGCCTTTAGAAGAGAAACTAAGAACCTTAGATCTGAGCATGCTTAGATCTTTATTGTTAAGGTTGATCGAGCAGCATCCTTATCTGGTGAAAGACATTCAAATTTTCCTTATCCGCCCTGTAGCAACCGGAGAACCAACATTTCTTCTGGATACTCAAGTCATTGTTAGTGAAATGGAAGATATCCTTTATCAGGATTATGATTTTTGGGACGATGAAGGAGAGGGTTTAAGTGAGATAGCTTTAAGAATTGAAGAACTAATGAGACAAGTTATTCCTTTCTTAGAAGCTGAAGATGGAGTTAATGCTTTTGCTATTCTAAAGGCGATCACTAAGCCGTTAATAGAAAGAAAAGAAACCTTTACCGACTTTGGCGGAGATGACCTTTACGAGGAACTTTTAGATGCTTTAGCGTCGCTTTGGATAGAAGTCATTCTTATCAGTCATTTTTCTTCGCAAGAAAAAGCAGTTTGGATTGAAATTTTTTATGATTGGAACGAAGAATCGGATGGCGCTTTTGATGCTGCTCCTGAATTGATGAAGGCTGGATGGGACTATCCCCTACTGAAAGCAGCTCTTACTAATCAAGCAGATTTTGCTAATGAGCTAGATGAAGAGGTCAGCAAAAAAATTGCGGAGGTTGCTTTTCGTGTTTTAAAACGACGAAAAAAGCTTGATACCTGTCTACTTTTAGCTCATCTAGCGCGCATGGACGAAGAATATGCGAAATTACTCATTGAGCTTAAAAGATATGTTGAAGCAGAAAACTTCATTAGTAGCCATATTCGAGCCCCTGATACACTTTTAAAGCTCTCTCAACAATTTTATGGATGTAAAGAGCTCCAATTGGCTTTAAAAACAGCTCTTTGCTATAAAAGATCCCATGAAGAAGGTTGGCTAGCAAGAGATTTATTAAGGTGGACAAGAGATCTAGCTTTTGAAGTAGGTCAAATCCAGATAGGTATAAAAGCTGGAGTAGATTTGCTTACTATGGCCTCTTCTTTGGAAGACTATAAAGCTTTACAAAAGGGGGCGCAAAGCCAATGGGATATCATCAAACCAGGCATTTTAAAATTTGTTCAAATTGACAGGCCCTACCATTATGAGGAGTCAATTAAAATTCTTTTATATGAGAAAATGATTGATGAAGCTATTAAGATCGCAGAAAAATTTAGAACTATGCCGGAGTTTCTTATTGAGGAAGCTTTAACTCAGCGGCCTGAATGGGCTTTAAAAAACTGTCAAAAACTTGCCACAGAGGCCATTCAGCAAGGGGCATCTTATTATGACCGAGCAGCAGAGTGGTTGGATAAAGCTTATCTTGCTGCTATACAAGCACAATCTATCGCTCAATGGACTAAAAATATCCGGCAGCTTCTTGAGGAACACCATCGTAAACGCAATTTGGTTCCCAAGTTAAAAGAACTCCTTACCAAACATAACATTGACCTATAG
- a CDS encoding IS5 family transposase (programmed frameshift), whose amino-acid sequence MKFDRIEKLDDERFRRLTGVKRSTFDKMVQILQEADAAKKIKGGRKYKLRLEDMLLMTLEYMREYRTYFHISQSYGISESSAYKAVKWIEDTLIKHPDFALPGRKELLKSDTEYEVILVDATETPIERPKKKQKRYYSGKKKKHTLKTQVVVDKKSKKVICTSFGNGKKHDFRLFKESQVKINPQIRVLTDSGYQGLKKLHAQTQMPKKKSKKKPLTQEDKRTNQSLSRERVANENVIGLLKRFKIIADRYRNRRKRFALRFNLIAAIYNWELNT is encoded by the exons ATGAAATTTGATAGGATAGAGAAATTAGATGATGAACGGTTTCGCAGATTGACAGGGGTAAAGCGTAGTACTTTTGATAAGATGGTGCAAATTTTACAGGAAGCCGATGCCGCCAAGAAGATTAAAGGCGGGCGTAAATATAAACTACGTTTAGAAGACATGCTGCTAATGACCTTGGAATATATGCGAGAATATAGAACCTATTTCCATATTAGCCAAAGCTATGGAATCAGTGAAAGCTCAGCTTATAAAGCGGTGAAATGGATTGAAGATACGTTAATCAAGCATCCAGATTTTGCTTTACCGGGACGTAAAGAGCTTTTGAAAAGCGATACGGAATATGAGGTTATTTTGGTTGATGCTACAGAAACGCCTATTGAGCGCCCTA AAAAAAAACAAAAGCGCTATTATTCAGGGAAAAAGAAAAAACATACCCTAAAGACCCAAGTTGTAGTCGATAAGAAGAGTAAAAAAGTAATTTGTACCTCATTTGGCAACGGCAAAAAGCATGATTTTAGGCTATTCAAAGAATCCCAAGTTAAAATCAATCCACAAATAAGAGTGTTAACCGATTCAGGGTATCAAGGATTAAAAAAGCTGCATGCCCAAACCCAAATGCCTAAGAAAAAAAGTAAGAAGAAGCCTTTAACTCAAGAGGATAAAAGAACAAACCAAAGTTTATCCAGAGAAAGAGTTGCCAATGAAAACGTGATTGGCCTCCTTAAGCGATTTAAAATTATAGCCGATCGCTACAGAAATAGACGTAAAAGATTTGCACTTCGCTTCAACTTAATTGCAGCAATCTATAACTGGGAATTAAATACGTGA
- a CDS encoding SycD/LcrH family type III secretion system chaperone, with product MKSDEEQIKKAVESLGEQLKNDASQEKNVTQLADEFFKNGHMPKDLLNLSDQQVEGLYAQGYNFYQTGRYKDAVQVFRLLIMLNANEAKYILGLASCFHMMKEYKNAVDTYTICCVLDPENPIPYYHMSDCFVAMKDSYSTIIALEMAIKRAGSKPEFQMLKDRALLTIKHLQEEIKDTIKAEK from the coding sequence ATGAAAAGTGACGAAGAACAAATAAAAAAAGCTGTAGAAAGCTTAGGGGAACAGCTGAAGAATGATGCAAGCCAAGAAAAGAATGTGACTCAATTAGCTGACGAGTTTTTTAAAAATGGACATATGCCAAAAGACCTATTAAACCTTAGTGATCAGCAAGTGGAAGGACTTTATGCGCAAGGTTACAATTTTTATCAAACAGGCCGCTATAAAGATGCCGTGCAAGTTTTTCGTCTACTTATCATGTTAAATGCTAATGAAGCCAAATATATCCTTGGGCTTGCTTCCTGTTTTCACATGATGAAAGAATACAAAAACGCCGTAGATACCTACACCATTTGCTGTGTGCTAGATCCTGAAAACCCTATCCCCTACTATCACATGTCAGACTGCTTTGTAGCCATGAAAGATTCTTATTCCACGATTATTGCCTTGGAGATGGCGATTAAAAGAGCTGGTAGTAAACCTGAATTTCAAATGCTAAAAGATCGTGCTTTGCTGACTATAAAGCATTTACAAGAGGAAATTAAAGATACTATTAAAGCAGAAAAGTAA